From the Zonotrichia albicollis isolate bZonAlb1 chromosome Z, bZonAlb1.hap1, whole genome shotgun sequence genome, one window contains:
- the LOC141727199 gene encoding uncharacterized protein LOC141727199: MCGSMAETLQQDHLCRSTVATGNPMSTCLVGIPFKLEDYPPKLIEIRDNSNHVASPRMAPALASLAPNPGSLLMVLTTCRLLLPSREPWVIPQPKVNLWRALAQSLGQDSICLDTGAAEDPMSSCLVGIPFSPGEFPSAFQAALSPILAWSLTFLPGFEPSNAWRDGVARLDPAPSEPTELHLLGSANSSICFQFDYTITPIERGSEVVLQTKKEYQANQWCRAVLKIVGPTTTKRTPYALPRGVFLICGNRAWAGIPSGLVGGPCTFGRLSLFTPNITQIINWKRTNVTSELARPKRDLKDLTEDCDDEITHWSHPKSVAFTILLSWVSVAKALGELGRLECWVAKEANLTSAALYDLLTDEEITRKATLQNRAAIDFLLLLHHHHCEEFEGLCCLNLSSRAEDAKHSIKRLQDLVHQVKQETSDWLGDIFKGWGFSGWASSVLESVCKMVVSLIVLLVLFILVRGLVQRLIARATSITANHAAIPLEDHFELKDLSSEAGRAADEEGSTEPPQEHLGTREFQLEEGEDWQDQPQALYF; encoded by the exons ATGTGTGGGTCAATGGCAGAGACCCTGCAGCAAGATCATCTCTGCCGCTCGACAGTAGCAACAGGAAATCCAATGTCCACCTGCCTAGTGGGGATTCCATTCAAATTAGAAGACTACCCTCCCAAACTAATTGAAATCAGGGATAACTCCAACCATG TTGCATCTCCCCGAATGGCCCCTGCATTGGCATCGCTGGCTCCCAACCCTGGCTCACTCCTGATGGTGTTGACGACCTGCAGACTCCTTCTGCCATCTAGGGAGCCGTGGGTCATCCCCCAGCCAAAAGTTAACCTCTGGCGTGCCTTGGCTCAGTCATTAGGGCAAGACAGCATATGCCTTGACACCGGCGCAGCAGAGGACCCGATGTCGTCCTGCCTTGTGGGGATCCCTTTCTCTCCTGGCGAATTCCCCTCTGCCTTCCAGGCTGCCCTTTCCCCCATTTTGGCCTGGAGCCTTACTTTCCTCCCTGGTTTTGAACCCAGCAACGCCTGGAGAGACGGAGTGGCGAGGCTGGATCCTGCGCCCTCCGAGCCCACAGAATTACACTTACTCGGTTCCGCCAATTCTtctatttgttttcagtttgattATACCATTACCCCCATAGAGAGGGGCAGTGAGGTGGTCCTGCAAACAAAGAAGGAATATCAGGCTAACCAGTGGTGTCGGGCTGTTCTGAAGATCGTCGGCCCCACCACTACTAAGCGGACCCCTTACGCCCTTCCAAGGGGGGTGTTTTTGATTTGTGGCAACCGAGCGTGGGCAGGCATCCCCTCTGGTCTGGTCGGAGGGCCGTGCACTTTTGGCCGGCTGTCGCTGTTTACCCCCAACATCACCCAAATTATCAACTGGAAAAGGACAAACGTCACATCTGAATTAGCTAGACCTAAAAGAGATCTCAAAGATCTCACCGAAGATTGTGACGATGAAATTACTCATTGGTCACATCCTAAATCTGTCGCCTTTACCATCCTATTGTCTTGGGTATCGGTGGCTAAGGCTCTGGGCGAATTGGGCCGCCTGGAGTGTTGGGTGGCTAAAGAAGCCAATCTTACTTCAGCCGCGCTATACGACCTCCTTACAGACGAGGAAATTACAAGGAAGGCGACACTCCAAAACAGGGCAGCAATAGATTTTCTATTGCTGCTCCATCACCATCactgtgaggagtttgagggcCTCTGCTGTCTGAACCTGTCCTCTCGAGCCGAGGACGCCAAACACTCCATTAAAAGACTCCAAGACCTCGTCCATCAGGTCAAACAGGAGACATCGGACTGGCTGGGGGACATATTCAAGGGTTGGGGCTTTAGCGGGTGGGCCAGCTCAGTCTTAGAATCTGTTTGTAAAATGGTTGTAAGTTTGATTGTACTTTTAGTTTTGTTCATACTGGTCCGCGGCTTGGTCCAAAGACTGATAGCCAGAGCAACATCAATAACTGCCAATCATGCCGCAATTCCTCTGGAAGATCACTTCGAGCTGAAGGACCTCTCCTCAGAGGCCGGAAGAGCTGCGGATGAGGAGGGGTCAACCGAGCCGCCTCAAGAACATCTAGGTACACGCGAATTCCAGCTCGAAGAAGGCGAGGATTGGCAGGACCAGCCGCAGGCATTGTATTTTTGA